The following are encoded together in the Acidobacteriota bacterium genome:
- a CDS encoding S9 family peptidase: MLPSRSRCPFASVGLLALVTALLAPAPTVEAGEKRAFTIEDLYRVVYVPEFALSPDGRWIAYVKRERDLPRGKQYEDIWLLPASGGEPRRLTHSPERSESSLAWSPDGRFLAFVAEKEEKDQIWLLPMEGGEPYTVTDIATGAEDLLFSPDGRSIAFTSEVYPECGADDACNREIDEKREKGPLKAHVADRLFYRHWTRWWDGKVPHVLVLDLETRQVRDLTPERSGPPQFYLWSPRSYAFSPDGRRFAFQQNPGPPEELAWSTNDDLFVVPLSGDAPARDITADNPAYDGTPRFSPDGSLIAYRRQRQPGYESDEYELAVRAVDGGEERILTAHFDNWVDDFAWFPDGEALLFLAEEHGATPLYRVPLNGGPLEKIVEHATIDSFAIAPDGKTVYAVRRAIAEPPEIWAYDLTGGSPRRLTFHNAKLEREVDIRPAERLWLPGAGDYQVECFLIKPHDFDPSRKYPLILNVHGGPQSQWADAFRGDWQVYPGAGYIVAFPNPTGSTGYGQAFTAAISRDWGGRVYRDVMRVADSLEKLPYVDKDRMGAMGWSYGGYMMNWLLGHTTRFKAIATMMGLFDLRSFYGATEELWFPEWDLGGRPWDSPLYERFNPARFADRMQTPTLVITGELDYRVPYTQGLQLFTALQRRGVPSRLIVFPEAGHWPGWYEMALYYTAHLDWFHRWLGGGGPPWSVEDFAANRVFDTETGKRIDRAGSEEAPPSER, from the coding sequence ATGTTGCCGAGCCGTTCCCGCTGCCCGTTCGCCTCAGTCGGCCTCCTCGCGCTCGTCACCGCGTTGCTGGCCCCGGCCCCCACGGTCGAAGCCGGAGAGAAAAGGGCCTTCACCATCGAGGATCTCTACCGCGTCGTCTACGTGCCCGAATTCGCGTTGTCACCGGACGGCCGGTGGATCGCCTACGTGAAACGCGAGCGCGACCTCCCACGGGGGAAGCAGTACGAGGACATCTGGCTCCTGCCGGCCTCCGGAGGGGAGCCCCGGCGCCTGACGCACTCGCCCGAACGGTCGGAGTCCTCACTGGCGTGGTCGCCGGACGGGCGTTTCCTCGCCTTCGTCGCCGAGAAGGAGGAGAAGGACCAGATCTGGCTGCTGCCGATGGAGGGGGGGGAGCCCTACACGGTGACCGACATCGCCACGGGCGCCGAGGATCTCCTCTTCTCGCCCGATGGGCGGTCCATCGCCTTCACCAGCGAGGTCTATCCCGAGTGCGGAGCCGATGACGCCTGTAACCGGGAAATCGACGAGAAACGCGAGAAGGGACCGCTCAAGGCCCATGTCGCCGATCGCCTGTTCTACCGGCACTGGACCCGGTGGTGGGACGGCAAGGTCCCCCACGTGCTCGTCCTCGATCTCGAGACGCGGCAGGTGCGCGACCTGACTCCCGAGCGCAGCGGCCCCCCGCAGTTCTACCTGTGGAGTCCGCGAAGCTACGCCTTTTCACCCGATGGGAGGCGGTTCGCCTTCCAGCAGAACCCGGGTCCGCCCGAGGAGCTGGCCTGGTCGACGAACGACGACCTGTTCGTCGTGCCGCTCTCCGGAGACGCGCCGGCGCGGGACATCACGGCGGACAATCCCGCGTACGACGGGACGCCGCGGTTCTCCCCGGACGGGAGCCTGATCGCCTACCGCCGCCAGCGCCAGCCAGGCTACGAGTCGGACGAATACGAGCTTGCGGTGCGCGCGGTGGACGGCGGCGAGGAGCGGATCCTCACCGCCCACTTCGACAATTGGGTCGACGATTTCGCCTGGTTCCCCGACGGCGAAGCGCTCCTCTTCCTGGCCGAAGAGCACGGTGCGACTCCCCTGTACCGGGTTCCGCTGAACGGCGGCCCTCTCGAGAAAATCGTCGAGCACGCGACGATCGACAGCTTCGCCATCGCGCCCGACGGGAAGACCGTCTACGCCGTGCGGCGGGCGATCGCGGAGCCGCCGGAGATCTGGGCCTACGACCTGACCGGCGGCTCGCCCCGCCGCCTGACGTTCCACAACGCGAAGCTGGAGCGGGAGGTCGACATCCGGCCCGCGGAGCGCCTGTGGCTGCCCGGTGCCGGGGACTACCAGGTGGAGTGCTTCCTCATCAAGCCGCACGATTTCGATCCATCCAGGAAATACCCGCTCATCCTCAACGTGCACGGGGGGCCCCAGTCGCAGTGGGCGGACGCGTTCCGCGGGGACTGGCAGGTCTATCCCGGGGCCGGCTACATCGTCGCCTTCCCGAATCCCACCGGTTCCACCGGCTACGGCCAGGCGTTCACGGCCGCCATCTCCCGCGACTGGGGAGGGCGCGTGTATCGCGACGTGATGCGGGTCGCTGACTCCCTGGAGAAGCTGCCGTACGTGGACAAAGACAGGATGGGGGCCATGGGCTGGTCCTACGGCGGCTACATGATGAACTGGCTGCTCGGACACACGACGCGGTTCAAGGCCATCGCCACGATGATGGGCCTGTTCGATCTGCGTTCCTTCTACGGGGCCACGGAAGAGCTGTGGTTCCCGGAGTGGGACCTCGGCGGCCGGCCCTGGGACTCGCCGCTCTACGAGCGGTTCAACCCCGCCCGGTTCGCGGACAGGATGCAGACCCCGACGCTCGTGATCACGGGCGAGCTCGACTACCGGGTGCCCTACACCCAGGGCCTCCAGCTCTTCACGGCGCTGCAGCGGAGGGGCGTGCCCTCCCGCTTGATCGTTTTTCCCGAGGCGGGGCACTGGCCCGGCTGGTACGAAATGGCGCTGTACTACACGGCCCACCTCGACTGGTTCCATCGGTGGCTCGGGGGCGGCGGACCTCCCTGGTCCGTGGAGGACTTCGCCGCGAACCGGGTGTTCGACACCGAGACGGGGAAGAGGATCGACCGCGCGGGAAGCGAGGAGGCACCGCCGTCGGAACGATGA
- a CDS encoding phenylacetate--CoA ligase family protein: MSRPARQSSVTPRARTRGRRGGHPNDRRRLAGPAGRVLSGAVWPPLVGAIDRVAALATGRRYPSYFRRFRRMEGWTRERLEAWRWRRLRALLEHAYETTPFWREQFDRLGAKPADLAAPAGFRSIPPLDKATINARRDDLTSRRPGRGVRERSTGGSTGHNVWFRLDRETQDRRRAAGRLTEEWDGVRPGTRIAFLWGAALDAEPSVASRVADLLSNRLFLSVYGVGEERLAEHWRRLERFRPEVITSYPSILHHLARRMGREACRRLGVRLIYSSAEVLQDPVRADLEDLFGAAVRDRYASREFGMIAAECPEGGGLHVMDMRLYLELEPGPAPGEPSPILVTDLDNRTMPMIRYRIDDLALPAPGPCACGRPFGLLSRIEGRALDVVVTPDGRAFGGTFFTLQLRPFDRTIERFQVVQDRPDHLVVRVVPGPGYGPAVRQRVLDTLAGALGRTVSVELLEVPEIPPSPSGKHRFVISQVGGGRSG; the protein is encoded by the coding sequence ATGTCGCGGCCGGCGCGGCAGTCTTCGGTAACCCCGCGCGCCCGCACCCGCGGCCGGCGCGGGGGCCATCCCAATGACCGGCGCCGGCTCGCGGGGCCGGCGGGCCGGGTACTGAGCGGCGCCGTGTGGCCCCCGCTCGTCGGCGCCATCGACAGGGTCGCCGCCCTCGCCACCGGGAGGCGCTACCCGTCCTATTTCCGCCGGTTCCGGCGGATGGAAGGCTGGACGCGAGAGCGGCTCGAGGCGTGGCGGTGGCGACGGCTCCGCGCGCTGCTCGAACACGCCTACGAGACGACGCCGTTCTGGCGCGAGCAGTTCGACCGTCTCGGGGCGAAGCCGGCCGACCTGGCGGCGCCTGCCGGGTTCCGGTCGATCCCTCCCCTCGACAAGGCCACCATCAACGCCCGGCGCGACGATCTGACCAGCCGGCGCCCGGGCCGCGGGGTGCGCGAACGGTCCACCGGCGGCTCGACGGGGCACAACGTCTGGTTCCGACTCGACCGCGAAACGCAAGACCGCCGCCGGGCCGCCGGGCGGCTCACCGAGGAGTGGGACGGTGTCAGGCCGGGGACCCGGATTGCCTTCCTGTGGGGGGCGGCCCTCGACGCCGAGCCTTCCGTCGCCTCCCGCGTGGCCGACCTGCTGTCGAACCGACTCTTCCTGTCCGTCTACGGCGTGGGTGAAGAACGGCTCGCCGAGCACTGGCGGCGCCTCGAGCGCTTCCGCCCCGAGGTCATCACTTCCTACCCGTCCATCCTCCACCACCTCGCCCGCCGCATGGGACGCGAAGCCTGCCGCCGGCTCGGGGTCCGGCTGATCTACAGTTCGGCCGAGGTGTTGCAAGATCCGGTACGCGCCGACCTGGAGGACTTGTTCGGCGCGGCGGTGCGGGATCGATACGCCAGCCGCGAGTTCGGGATGATCGCCGCCGAGTGCCCGGAGGGGGGAGGGCTGCACGTGATGGACATGCGGCTCTACCTCGAGCTCGAGCCCGGTCCCGCGCCCGGGGAACCGAGCCCGATCCTCGTGACCGACCTGGACAACCGCACGATGCCGATGATCCGCTATCGGATCGACGACCTCGCGCTCCCCGCGCCGGGGCCGTGCGCCTGCGGCCGCCCGTTCGGACTCCTGTCCCGCATCGAGGGCCGCGCTCTCGACGTCGTGGTCACCCCGGACGGCCGCGCCTTCGGCGGCACCTTCTTCACGCTTCAGCTCCGCCCCTTCGACCGCACGATCGAGCGGTTCCAGGTGGTGCAGGACCGGCCGGACCACCTGGTGGTGCGGGTGGTCCCCGGTCCCGGCTACGGCCCCGCGGTGCGACAGCGGGTTCTCGACACGCTGGCGGGAGCCCTCGGCCGCACGGTCTCGGTGGAACTGCTGGAGGTGCCCGAGATCCCCCCTTCGCCGTCGGGAAAACACCGCTTCGTGATTTCGCAGGTCGGGGGCGGCCGGTCCGGGTGA
- a CDS encoding acetyltransferase, producing the protein MKRLVIVGAGGHGRGVLEILRARRAAGLPVPDVEGFVDDAAAGPVGGLPVLGSVAWLEARGATFAAVLAIASSRSKRLLFERLAAAGVEWAGPVVHPTAVLGSGTTVAEGAIVGAGVVVAYDTRIEAHTTINLNATVGHDCRIGRFSTVAPGVNITGNVVIGEGVEVQTNATVVPGITIGDGAHVGPGSVVLRDVAAGAAVFGNPARPHPRPARGPSQ; encoded by the coding sequence ATGAAGCGTCTGGTCATCGTGGGAGCGGGTGGACACGGCCGCGGGGTGCTCGAGATCCTCCGCGCCCGCCGGGCGGCCGGCCTCCCGGTGCCCGATGTCGAAGGATTCGTCGACGACGCGGCGGCGGGGCCCGTCGGCGGCCTACCCGTCCTCGGATCGGTCGCCTGGCTCGAGGCGCGCGGTGCCACCTTCGCCGCCGTGCTCGCCATCGCCTCCTCCCGGTCGAAACGGCTTCTCTTCGAGCGCCTCGCGGCGGCCGGTGTGGAGTGGGCCGGCCCGGTCGTCCACCCTACGGCCGTACTCGGATCGGGCACGACCGTGGCGGAGGGGGCCATCGTCGGCGCCGGGGTGGTCGTGGCCTACGACACCCGGATCGAGGCGCACACCACGATCAATCTGAACGCGACGGTCGGTCACGATTGCCGCATCGGACGGTTCTCGACGGTCGCGCCCGGGGTGAACATCACGGGGAACGTGGTCATCGGGGAGGGCGTGGAGGTCCAAACCAACGCGACGGTCGTTCCCGGGATCACCATCGGCGACGGTGCCCACGTCGGGCCTGGAAGCGTGGTCCTGCGGGATGTCGCGGCCGGCGCGGCAGTCTTCGGTAACCCCGCGCGCCCGCACCCGCGGCCGGCGCGGGGGCCATCCCAATGA